The following coding sequences lie in one Trichoderma breve strain T069 chromosome 1, whole genome shotgun sequence genomic window:
- a CDS encoding peroxisomal membrane protein (Pex16) domain-containing protein, producing the protein MPANATKPAPNRPQRRVTAGQILSMPPKWLGMYDDFITKNAGQVSQIESALRSLTYIIPGRFRDAEIASESIHSGVQLLSLYHDGILSQAVSKLPTPPVRSAHARYTRYWTQKSKTYRRIAMVLQMVVYTELLCEMSAKRRGGEKSRWNVIVLLEAIKAFCRLILLRVTRSRPLVTPVLPEREPIPEDDDVDEDLVTDRSESELMDETSPNGSAVLVSSSTPPKPAYEKEWTMPRTGMSLPSLPNPGDVGSYLLGRVLTADDIKPANKLLNTLQGGGQFAEMLHILTPLIYAVALARTKNKKSWTPWLVGVAVEYVARQLRQRSLRTSALERDEWNKRGWAMIWWMMRGAFYENVTKGAVNGVTSRMPGFIAGILQDYEYLWENYYFSTSG; encoded by the exons ATGCCGGCAAATGCAACAAAGCCGGCGCCCAATCGGCCGCAGCGGCGCGTAACGGCCGGCCAGATCCtgtcgatgccgccgaaATGGCTCGGCATGTACGACGACTTCATCACCAAGAACGCCGGCCAGGTGTCGCAGATTGAGAGCGCGCTGAGGAGCTTGACGTACATCATTCCAG GCCGCTTTCGCGATGCTGAAATCGCCTCCGAGTCGATTCACTCGGGCGTCCAGCTGCTGTCGCTCTACCACGATGGCATCCTCTCGCAGGCAGTGTCCAAGCTGCCGACGCCGCCTGTCCGGTCGGCTCATGCGCGCTACACGCGATACTGGACGCAGAAGAGCAAGACGTACCGCAGGATAGCCATGGTGCTGCAGATGGTCGTCTACACGGAGCTGCTGTGCGAAATGAGCGCCAAGCGGCGCGGCGGCGAAAAGTCCCGGTGGAACGTCATCGTGctgctcgaggccatcaaggcctTTTGCCGCCTCATCCTGCTGCGCGTGACGCGGTCGCGCCCGCTCGTCACACCGGTGCTGCCGGAGCGAGAGCCCATCcccgaggacgacgatgtcGACGAGGATCTAGTGACGGACaggagcgagagcgagctGATGGACGAGACTTCGCCCAACGGATCCGCTGTCCTcgtcagcagcagcacgccgCCGAAGCCTGCGTACGAGAAGGAATGGACGATGCCGCGGACGGGCATGAGCTTGCCGTCGTTGCCCAACCCTGGCGATGTTGGTTCGTACCTCTTGGGGCGCGTCTTGACGGCCGACGACATCAAGCCTGCCAACAAGCTCCTCAATACTCTGCAAGGAGGCGGCCAGTTTGCCGAGATGCTTCACATCCTGACGCCCTTGATCTATGCAGTGGCGCTGGCTAGgacaaagaacaagaagtcGTGGACGCCGTGGCTGGTGGGTGTGGCGGTTGAGTATGTCGCTCGCCAGCTCCGTCAGCGCAGCCTGCGAACCTCGGCTCTGGAGCGAGACGAGTGGAACAAGAGAGGCTGGGCCATGATCTGGTGGATGATGCGCGGTGCCTTTTACGAGAACGTGACTAAGGGGGCCGTCAACGGGGTGACGAGCAGAATGCCAGGCTTCATCGCCGGAATCCTACAGGACTACGAATACCTGTGGGAGAATTACTACTTTAGCACGAGTGGCTGA
- a CDS encoding di-sulfide bridge nucleocytoplasmic transport domain-containing protein — protein sequence MERRTFEAPMEWEYQNSGPVDLTSPFAQVARKRSDNLFGGSTLKPSTTPPTTSYSVFGTPSSKPPTRSFFTPQLAPQVVAPPFRNPAFTTPRKLEQSDTSFTDAETSFTDASFVSCADDSPAQTDVSILPNDTPESDRMSDATISNTTPTKIDKNTRYNRSSPRRHAVGKGEIRPLSRDKELQVLRKRKRHNLDKDVSSVIRHLPRDWEGDVSDSETSMADYRVTSPSKVLSRPGSSSQQTHQMAPNLPPSAPDHIYRWLQLGLNCFIMGIIMYFGWSVVDAVRSDVRNANEMARMEIMARITECQNHYTSNQCAKRRDLPALRALCDDWYDCMSQDSDAIMRVRVTIKQIAEVINEFADAMNLKAWIMFATIAVFVIFSNVMLGWGRSKAQVAPAHPPAFSHVPIMGPDTTPAHFRTRFETPRSQRYAFIEDDRVDSDMSLGKMSLGSGFSYGTVGRRSPGKGERTASPSKYHRSPDRGVDRLGGSLRW from the exons ATGGAGCGTCGAACTTTTGAAGCTCCCATGGAGTGGGAGTACCAGAACTCTGGGCCTGTCGATCTAACCAGTCCGTTTGCCCAGGTGGCCAGGAAGAGATCAGATAATT TGTTTGGTGGCTCAACTCTCAAGCCATCCACAACGCCCCCGACAACTTCATATTCCGTCTTTGGAACACCTTCATCAAAACCGCCCACGCGATCATTCTTCACTCCCCAGCTCGCCCCCCAAGTTGTGGCACCGCCGTTTCGCAACCCTGCATTCACAACACCAAGGAAACTAGAACAGTCTGATACCTCCTTCACCGACGCCGAGACCTCGTTCACGGATGCCTCCTTCGTCTCGTGCGCCGACGACAGCCCAGCGCAAACCGACGTTTCCATCTTGCCCAACGACACCCCCGAATCGGATCGCATGAGCGACGCAACGATAAGCAACACGACTCCGACCAAGATTGACAAGAACACTCGCTACAACAGGAGCTCCCCGCGAAGGCATGCAGTAGGAAAAGGGGAGATTCGACCTCTCAGCAGGGATAAGGAGCTGCAGGTGCTTAGGAAGCGGAAGCGGCACAATCTGGACAAGGACGTTAGCAGCGTGATCAGACATCTGCCCCGAGACTGGGAGGGCGATGTGTCAGACTCAGAGACTAGCATGGCAGACTATCGAGTCACATCACCGAGCAAAGTGTTATCACGACCCGGATCCTCATCGCAGCAGACGCACCAGATGGCCCCGAATCTTCCGCCTA GCGCTCCCGACCACATATACCGGTGGCTACAGCTCGGCCTCAATTGCTTCATTATGGGCATCATCATGTACTTTGGGTGGAGCGTTGTCGACGCAGTGCGATCAGATGTTCGAAATGCCAACGAGATGGCCCGCATGGAGATTATGGCCCGCATCACAGAATGCCAAAACCACTACACCAGCAACCAGTGCGCCAAGAGGAGAGACCTGCCAGCGCTGCGTGCCCTGTGTGACGACTGGTATGACTGCATGTCTCAAGACTCCGACGCCATTATGCGCGTCAGAGTCACGATCAAGCAGATTGCAGAGGTGATCAACGAATTTGCTGACGCTATGAATCTCAAGGCATGG ATCATGTTTGCCACAAttgccgtcttcgtcatctttTCCAATGTCATGCTTGGATGGGGACGTTCCAAGGCACAAGTGGCACCAGCGCATCCGCCAGCCTTCTCTCATGTTCCCATTATGGGCCCAGACACGACGCCAGCACACTTTAGAACGCGGTTCGAGACCCCCAGATCACAGCGGTATGCCTTTATCGAGGATGATAGGGTCGATAGCGACATGTCACTGGGGAAAATGAGCCTGGGCTCAGGCTTCTCATACGGCACGGTAGGACGACGCAGCCCAGGCAAGGGAGAGCGGACAGCAAGTCCCAGCAAGTATCACCGAAGTCCTGACAGGGGTGTTGACAGATTAGGGGGCTCTCTGCGCTGGTAG
- a CDS encoding fungal specific transcription factor domain-containing protein: MPKKGSTPPKRPLAADKGKGKAKAVADDDHGSTSAGTRSDTTPQSQTTQAGPSTSNTLLQLSKRRRGLGVVTPNACTECRKKRAKCDGQQPCARCKTTKDADCVYEVPVRQSKETLRTEIESLRLRQRSSDQVFGALIQPHLWEEVLARLRGGQSVDSISEWLGSVNVTEAPPSSIYTQHADPTMMDHNLAMAAYGASGAPIPTMSLTMDPGSIPMEMGGPASPWHFSSQSQGGSTRSGSHPDLMNWTSEMSVAPPQSRVGSWAESMHTDHLTDGMHRYRGIEQVLAPLNEPEIKQPAGTWTSITNDFNLVQHLLALYFCWEYPTFASLSKEHFLRDFQDGRHRYCSPILVNALLALGCRFSTQPMTRANPNDPYSSGDHFFKESQRLFNEETDHHSLTTIQALGIMSIREASCGRDSESWYYAGQSIRLAVEMGLHRIHDEDDEDELAVQSATFWGAFALDHAWSLATGSLPQCSCFPHLPPKPAIIGDIEASLWVPYTDDGEPLQRSCEQPSNSLYVLHSPGRPLTARDLLNIYTQYLNWYDRIPEVLRLGHNFTPAVLFAHMYYHFAILLLFRPLIKLRIIGSKVSPRDVCSQAADAIQGLLTSYAQLYTLRRTPSFVPYFVLTSAIMHLAIGASMVKSDGSETSEEKMKKAAKIDPRVSEALSRGIADLTEMAPCHHFAEQALNILRYLAKKWNIEVNVDGDKVPPEDPDNLVRPYSSSLNFFAPNVQESDFMCGWGPSAEMVETLQAPNIKKTAETVENPLFWPFPMQGRPLLPVGPELEQAGFIKI; encoded by the exons ATGCCGAAGAAGGGCTCGACACCCCCGAAGCGCCCTCTGGCGGCTGACAAGGGGAAGgggaaggccaaggccgtTGCGGACGACGACCatggcagcaccagcgccgGCACCAGGAGCGACACGACGCCGCAGTCACAGACGACACAGGCTGGGCCGTCGACGTCCAACACGCTGCTTCAGCTGTCGAAGCGCAGACGTGGGCTGGGGGTTGTGACGCCCAATGCCTGCACGGAATGCCGCAAGAAGCGAGCAAAg TGCGACGGCCAGCAGCCTTGCGCGCGCTGCAAAACCACAAAGGACGCTGACTGCGTCTACGAAGTTCCCGTTCGCCAATCCAAAGAAACCCTGCGTACGGAAATCGAGTCCCTGCGCCTGCGCCAGCGCTCCTCCGACCAAGTCTTTGGCGCCTTGATACAGCCGCATCTGTGGGAAGAGGTGCTGGCGCGCCTTCGCGGAGGCCAGTCCGTCGACAGCATCTCCGAGTGGCTTGGGAGCGTCAATGTCACCGAGGCCCCCCCGAGCTCGATCTATACACAGCATGCTGATCCCACCATGATGGACCAcaacttggccatggcagcctATGGTGCTTCTGGAGCTCCCATTCCGACCATGTCTCTCACAATGGATCCCGGGTCGATTCCCATGGAGATGGGGGGTCCGGCCAGTCCTTGGCACTTTTCGTCACAAAGCCAGGGCGGCTCGACCCGGAGCGGCTCTCACCCGGACCTGATGAACTGGACCTCCGAGATGAGTGTTGCACCACCACAGTCGCGGGTTGGCTCTTGGGCAGAGAGCATGCACACCGACCACCTCACCGACGGCATGCACCGATACCGGGGGATCGAGCAAGTTCTGGCGCCGCTGAACGAGCCTGAAATCAAGCAGCCGGCTGGGACCTGgaccagcatcaccaacgacTTTAACTTGGTCCAGCACCTATTGGCCCTGTACTTTTGCTGGGAGTATCCCACCTTTGCTTCGCTCAGCAAAGAGCATTTCCTCCGCGATTTTCAGGATGGAAGGCATCGGTACTGCTCTCCAATACTCGTCAATGCGCTGCTTGCCCTTGGCTGTCGATTCTCTACCCAGCCCATGACCAGAGCCAACCCCAACGACCCCTATTCCTCCGGCGATCACTTCTTCAAGGAGAGCCAACGACTCTTCAACGAGGAGACGGATCACCACTCGTTGACGACCATCCAGGCTCTAGGCATCATGTCGATCCGCGAGGCCAGCTGCGGCCGTGACTCGGAGAGCTGGTATTACGCTGGCCAGAGCATAAGGCTCGCTGTGGAGATGGGCCTGCATCGCATccacgacgaggacgacgaagatgagctggCCGTCCAGTCGGCCACCTTTTGGGGAGCTTTTGCCTTGGATCA TGCATGGTCTTTGGCCACGGGCTCGCTGCCGCAGTGCTCGTGCTTTCCTCACCTGCCACCCAAACCGGCCATCATCGGCGACATAGAAGCCTCGCTCTGGGTACCGTATACCGACGACG GCGAGCCGTTGCAACGGTCTTGCGAGCAGCCATCCAAT TCTCTTTATGTTCTCCATTCTCCCGGGAGGCCCCTTACCGCGAGGGATCTCTTGAATATTTACACTCAGTACCTGAACTGGTACGACCGCATCCCCGAGGTGTTGAGGCTGGGACACAACTTTACTCCGGCTGTCTTGTTTGCTCA CATGTACTATCATttcgccatcctcctcctcttcaggCCCCTGATCAAGCTCCGTATCATCGGGTCCAAGGTATCGCCGCGAGACGTTTGCTCGCAAGCTGCCGATGCGATTCAGGGCTTATTAACGTCATATGCCCAGCTCTATACGCTTCGTAGGACGCCGTCATTTGTACCATATTTCGTCCTGACGTCAGCCATTATGCATCTGGCCATAGGTGCTAGCATGGTCAAGAGCGACGGCTCCGAAACcagcgaagagaagatgaagaaggcagccAAAATAGACCCGCGTGTGTCCGAGGCCCTCAGTCGGGGCATTGCGGATTTGACGGAGATGGCGCCATGCCACCACTTTGCCGAGCAGGCGTTGAACATCTTGCGATACCTGGCCAAGAAGTGGAACATTGAGGTCAATGTCGACGGAGACAAGGTGCCGCCCGAGGACCCCGACAACCTGGTGAGGCCTTACTCGAGCAGCCTCAACTTTTTTGCGCCAAACGTTCAGGAGAGCGACTTTATGTGCGGGTGGGGGCCCAGCGCCGAGATGGTGGAAACGCTGCAGGCGCCCAATATCAAGAAGACGGCCGAAACGGTGGAAAACCCGCTCTTCTGGCCGTTTCCGATGCAGGGGAGACCGCTGCTGCCTGTTGGCCCGGAACTGGAGCAGGCTGGTTTCATCAAAATTTGA